The sequence TTTGGCACTGGATCCAAAGACTTCCATTTCAGATCTCATGAGGGAAGTTAAGGCAAGTTCATCAGGGTTCATGAAGAAGAAGTTTAATTTAAGCCTCTTTTCCTGGCAGTCGGGCTATGGAGCATTCTCATATTCAAAAAGCCAGATTGACAGCGTCATAAAATACATACTGAATCAGGAGGAGCATCACAGGCAGAAGTCATTCAAGGAAGAATACATGAAGATACTCGTGGATTTCGGAGTGGAGTATGACGAAAAGTACCTATTCCACTGGATTTATGAAGAAGAGGATGCATCTGATTAAGGCAT comes from Ignavibacteria bacterium and encodes:
- the tnpA gene encoding IS200/IS605 family transposase, encoding MPDTYTQLYIHVVFAVSSRQALIKPHFSSEIQRYITGIVKNKGSRLLAIKAMPDHVHILLALDPKTSISDLMREVKASSSGFMKKKFNLSLFSWQSGYGAFSYSKSQIDSVIKYILNQEEHHRQKSFKEEYMKILVDFGVEYDEKYLFHWIYEEEDASD